The Thermanaerothrix sp. genomic sequence CCCTGAGCCGTTACACCCAAGAGGTGCGCTCCCAAAGCTTCCCGGAAGACCTTCACGGGTTCTCCATGGACCCCTCCGATCTGGAGGGGCTTTAGGGGATGACCCCAAGGATACTCATCCTGGGGCTTGGAGCCCTGGGGGGCCGGATAGCCTGCCAACTGAGCCTCGCGGGGGTGCCGATCCTCGGAGTCTTAAGGGACCACGGGGGGACAGGGGGATCAAAAAAGGACATAACCTATCAGGACCGCCACGGCAACCTGCTGCGGGCATCGGTGCCCATCGCCGCCAGCCCCGCCGAGGCCAGGGACTTCAACCCAACCTATGCCCTGGTGGCGGTGAAGTCCTACCACACACCCCAAGTCTGCGATTACCTTCTCAAGGCCCTTCCCCAGGGGGCGGCGGCGGTAACGCTGCAGAACGGCCTTGGGAACCTGGAGAGGCTGGAACAGACCCTTGGCAGGGATAGGGCGGCGGCGGGGGTCTGCACCTACGGGGCGAGCCTGAGCGGGGATAGGGTGCTGTGGGGAGGAGACGGGGAGATCGCATTGGGGTCCCTGTGGGGCAGGGATCTTTCGGACCTGGCCCAGGCGCTCCGCTCCGCAGGGTTCAACGCGCGGCTCTCCAACGACCCCTTGGGGGACCTGTGGCAAAAGGCCGCGGTGAACTGCTGCATCAACCCACTCACCGCAATACTCCGGATCCCGAACGGCGGCCTCCTCAAGTCCCCTTGCCTTAAGATCGTTGATGCGGTGGTGCATGAGGTGGCCCTTGCCGCCAACCTCATGGGCGTTAAAATGGACCCCCAAAAGACGCTGGATGTGGTAAGACGGGTCATGGAGGCCACATGCAACAACAAATCCTCCATGCTCCAGGACATCGAAGCCGGAAGGCCCACCGAGATAGACGCCCTGTCGCTGGAGATAGCCCGCATATGCCGCGCGGCAAAGATGGACGCCCCGGTGTGCAGAACCCTGGGGCTTCTTGTAAAGGCCATGGAGGGGACCACGGAGTAACCAGCCCGTACCCTCGATGCGGGGCAAAAAGGATCCCGGGGGATCACCACGTCCCCCGGGATCTGTACTTTTTCCATAGACCCGCCGCATTGCCGCATCGGCACCCCATGTGAGACCAAGCCTAGGGCAGGGGGCCGTTCCACCATATGGGCTCCCCTATGGAGAATCCAAAGGTTACCCTACCGTCCTTGTTGTAGACGGTTATAAAACGGCCGTTGAAGAACTGTCCCGGTATGGACAGAGCAAGCCCCACCTCCCAGGAGTCATCCCTCCTGCTCCAATCCCTCATGACCATCCCCGCGGTGCCGAAGAACTCCGCGTTAACCCTGCCCCACCAGGTCTGCATGACCGTGCCGGACACGGCAAACCTAAACCACGCCGCCTGGTCTCCCCAAAGGGGTCTATCCCCCAGGCTGTAAAGCTCCTCCTGGTCCCCCAGGTAAGCCCTGTGGGGCGGGTCGTCGCCGTCCCCGGTCTCAATGCCTCCGCTCAGAACCACCCTCCACTTGTCCTTCCAAGGGACGTAGCGCTGGAAGACCGTCCTTGACAAAACCCTTTCGAGATCAGGGGCCCACAGGTTCGATTCAACGGCGTAACCGTTGGTGGGGAAGTTCCTGGAGTCCGTGTTGTCGTATGAGAAGTATAGATATGGGCCGAAAGAGCTGGAGCTGCCGTCCATCTCTATCCGCTCGGCCATGACCCCCGCCCCGATCCTGGTCCTGCCGTTGTCGAAGTACCTAAGCACCCTTAAGCCGTACCGCTCCCATCGGGAAGCCTCAAGCCCCTCGGGGGATATCTCCTCCTCCCGGCCGGTGAAGGCCAAGCCCCACTGGGAGTTGCCATCGTAAGGGGAGAAATAGCGCAAAACGCCTCCCCAGTGGTCTCCCACCCTGAGCTGCAGCTCCCCCACGTCCCCCGGGGACGCAAGGTCCCTTTTTACCGCCGAAAGGGAAACCCACCGCTGGGAGTGAAGGTTTGTGGCATAACCACCCACCGAGACCTCAACGGGGGGCCTTCGCTGGAAGGACATGACAACCGCCACCCCGCCATCTTCTTCCTTGGCGTATCCGTTCACCGCCAGGAACTCGTCCCTCCTCATGAGTTCCTCCGCCGCGTCGGACACGGCGTTCATGTCCACGGGACTCCCTATCCAGGACGAGAAGCGGCCCATAAGGTCCTGCGCCATGGAATCAGGCAAGCCCTCTATGATGACCCTCTTTACCAAAGGGGCCCTGTCCTCCCGGGTTTCCTTCTTCGCATGCCGCAGTCCTTCATCCCGCAACGGACGGGAATCCAACGCCGCCCTGGCGGCCCTAGCGCCGCTTTCCACGATGGCCCCGTATCCGCCGGGGTCCAAAAGGCCGAAACGGGACACGTCAGGACCTATTAGGATGTCCGCCTTTGCGGCCTCCGCGGCTATGGACGGGGCGGTTATTATGTTTATGGACTGGGCCACCACGTCGTAGAGGGTTCTTATGTCCTTCCGGTCCTTCCTGCCCCTTTCCGAGAGGTTCACCGCCACCACCGGGAAGCCCGGGAAGAGCTCCTTGGCTATGCCCACCGGGAGGTTCGCCACAAGCCCTCCGTCCACCAGGATCCTGCCGTCCACCATCCAGGGCTCGAAAAGGCCCGGTATTGCCATGGAGGCCCTCATGGCGTCCGCCAGGTTGCCAGAGCGAAGCACCACCGGCTCCCCGGTCTCAAGGTCCGTGGCCACCGCGGCAAAGGGGATCGGGAGCTTTGAGAAATCGCCTTCCCTGACCTTGGCGGATATGGTCCTGTTTAGGAACGACACCAGCCCCGAAGCAGACATCCCGCCCATTGGGCCTATCCGGTTGTGCTGCCGGTCGAAGTAGAAGTCCAAAAAGCCGGACCTGGCCTTGGGAAGGCGGTTCAGCGCCGCGTCGGGCAACGGTCCGGAGGTCCGGTCGTACAACAGGTCCAAGATGTTGTTGTTGCTTATCAGCGCCTCCAACTCCGCGGCGCTGTAGCCGCAGGCGTAAAGGCCGCCTATGATGGCCCCCATGCTGGTGCCCACTATCCCAACCACGGGCACCTGGCGCTCCTCCAACACCTTGAGCACCCCAACGTGGGCAAAACCCCTGGTCCCGCCGCCGGAGAGGACCAGCACCACCCCGCGCTCATGGTCTAAAGCCCAAGAGAACGACCCAAAGGACATCAGGATGACAAGGGACGACGTTAAAAGGGCGATAGCCCTCCTTAGCTTAAAGCGAACAACTCCCATGGGACACCCCCCGCCAGCGGTGTGGAACCAAAGACCCAAGGCATAAATCAACGTCCCAACAAGAACCCCCTTGGAAATACGTCCCTGTCCTCCTGGATCAGCATGTTAAAACCAGTTATGCTTGAGGTGCCCTTTACGAAGGGCAACACGCTCCGGAAGCTGCCTATCACGGGGCCCTCTTCCACGTATCCGGTGAACACGCTGCCGGTTATGCTCCGGTGGACGAACTCCTCCCGGGGTTTGAGCTTTCCCTTGGCGCTTAGGACCGCCATCTTGGCGGACGTACCGGTTCCGCAGGGGGATCTGTCTATGGCCCCTTGTCCAAACACCACGCAGTTGCGGAAGCGCCTCTCCCCCTCCTCCAGGGAGAACTCCACAAGTTCCACCCTGCAGATCCTCTCCTCCTCCGGGTGGAAGACCTGGATCTTTCGGTTGACCAGCTCCCGGATCTCCAACCCCAAGACCTGTATCCTCCTGGCCTCCCCGGGTTCTATGGAGAGCCCCAGCTGCCTTGCGGGCACGATGGCGAAGAAGTTGCCCCCGAACGCCACGTCCACCGTCACATGGGTACCGTCCGACAGGCGGATCTCAAGATCATCGGCCACGAGGAAGGACGGAACGTTCCCAAGCACCGCGTCTTTCACCTGACCGTCCTCCCGTACCTCAACCACCACCCTCACCAATCCCGCCGGGGTGTCCAAAACCACCTCCGTGCAGGGGGCCTGGGCCCTTAACATGCCAAGCTCCAACAAAGACCTGGCAAGCCCGATGGACCCATGGCCGCACATGGTAAGGCATCCCGATGGGTCCATGAAGATTACCCCGCAGTGGGCATCCTCCGAACAGGGAGGCGTCAACAGCGCTCCGAACATATCCCCGTGCCCCCGGGGTTCCCTCATCAGGAACTCCCTTAGGTCATCATGGCGGCTGCGGAACTCCTCCCAGCGATCCACCATGCTCTTCCCCTTAAGTATGGGGCCCCCGGAAAGGACTATCCGGGTGGGCTCCCCCCCGGTATGGGTATCCAGCACGGTAAGAAGGCGCCTGATCTTCAAAGGGCATCCCCCCAGGTGGATGGTTTGAGCTTCGAATTTTTTCTACAAATCCCCAAACATCATAAACCAACCGCGGGACGCACGCCACATCAATCCGTCTCAGGGGGCGTTATCTCGGGCCAAAGGGGCATTATTCCCGAGTCGTCCAGTCGATCAGGCTGCAAAGAGGGGTAGTAGGGGTCCACCGCCAAGGTCCGCTGGAAGGCGTTCCTGGCCCTCTCAAAATCCCCCATGGCCATGTACGCCCTGCCGAGCCAGAACCAGCCGTCGGACGAGCGGGGCATCACCGAAAGGTAGGCCCGGAGGTACCTCACCGCCTCCTTCAACCTTCCCTCCCCCACCAGCTGCTGGCCGCCCCGCCAGGCCTGGGTCATCAAGGGATCCCGCCTTTGAGCAGCCCTTACAACCCGCACACCGGCGGAAGGACGTTTCACTGCCCTGACCTTTATCTTGGCCTCCGCGGGCTGAGATAGGACGGCAAGGCCGGACAAGGCCAATCCAGCGGATAAGGCCAAGGGGCATAAGAGCTTAAGAAACCTTGGGCGACTAAACATCTAACCTACCTCCTGCCAAAAGGCTAAAAGACCCGGTCATCCCTCAGAACGATCCCTTCCTTGGGATGGTTAAGGGCACCATTACCACGTCCCCCACCTCTATGCGGGATTCCTTGGGCTCCTCCAGGACCTCCACCACAGCGTCCATTTGGCTCACGTACACCACCTTAACCTTGCCTATACGCTGGGGGTACAGCATCACCGGTTCCTCCCCATCCGCCGTCCTGGTAACCGTGGACCTCACCACCGGCAGCACATCCCCCTCCCGCAAGGTCTCCTGGGCTCCAAGGTTCACGTGGAACCGCCGGACGTCCCTGTCCCAGGCAAGGCCCGCGGCGGGGCGGGCGGCTGCCNCTATGCGGCCTAAGATGCGGTACCCACGCCTCAGGGATACCAGCTCCCCGGCACAACCCTTGAGGGCATCCTTCACCGCCGACCAGTAAACGGAGGCCTCAAAGTCCTTCCAAAAGAAGGGCTCCCGAAGGTCCCGGTACTCCGGCGTCCACCTCTTAAGGTCCGAGCGGGACACCCATGTGTATATGGGCTCCTTGGACACCGCCCCGTAAACCGTCATCCTGACGTACGCCACGGCGCTCATCTCAGAACCCAAAAGGTCCCTCTTGTCCAGCTTCAGGTCCTCCAGGTTGAGCTTCACCACCACGTCGTTGGGCCCGTATCCCCTCACGGGCCAGCCGGCCCCCACCTCCTTGTCCAGAAGGGTGGCCTCCACCATGGGGGCGGACTTCAGTATGTTCTGGAAGTACTGGGTCATCTTCTCCGGCAGGGCGTCGGAAGGGTCGTAACGGGACCTCCACACCCTTATGTCCGTGAGGTTGTGGACAGGAGAGGCTATCCTTATCTTTATGTACCTGTCCTGAGCATCCACCACGTCCAACGCAAAAACGGGAAGAGCTCCCAACATCGCTGCAACCCCAAGCACCGCCAAGAAGACCCAAAACCTCACGAAATATGTCTTAGTCTTAAACATATGGCCATCCCCCAAACCGCGTCTTTTAAGCACCCTTTGAATCAGCCACCGGGACAACCGGAACAAAAAACCATCTTTATTTTTGTCGACCAACCTCAAGTCCCCCATTAGCGCTTATCCCCGTAGGCCCTCATGTCCTCAACCCGCAAGGCAAGCCGTTTCTTAAGCCCCTCCGGAAGGTCCTGGAAGGTCTTAGACCCGTAGTTTTCAAGGTTCACCCTGAAGGCCTCCAGGTTGTTATCCGAAGGCCTGTAGTAGTGTTCCACCACGTCGCCGGAGGAGAGCAATGTGAGAACAAAACCGTCCTCAAAGTAAACCTTGTAGAAGCCGGAGGGATCCTTAAGCCCAAGCTTTTCGCAGTATTGGGGAGCCATGGAGCAGGGGAAGAACGCCTCCTGAACCGTTTCGGAGGGATAAAACTTCCACATGGCGGCCTCCCTCAACACCGGCACGGGAGCGGCAAAAGCACTTCCCGCGAGGAAGAGGATAAGCCCCATCGCCCAAACATATGCACCCCTCACAGGACATCACCTCCCCTTCCTATGATATACTTACGGCTCAAACCTTAAAAGCACCGCCCCGGACGTTGCATCCCAGGGGCGGCTTATCATATCCTTGAAGGAATACAATTAAAGCTCTTGAGGAGGAAGGTTCATGTCCGAAGACAGGTACAACAAGACTTACTCGGTCAGCTGGGACCAGATCCAGCGGGACTGCAGGACCCTTGCCAGGGAGCTGGTTAAGCTTAGGAGCTGGAACAGGATAATAGCGGTGGCCCGGGGAGGGCTGGTCCCCGCCGCCATAATGGCCCGGGAGCTGGAAGTCCGGCTGGTGGACACGGTTTGCATATCCAGCTATACCCTTAAATCCCAGGGGGACATGAAGATCCTCAAGAGACCGGACCTCGAAGGGGTGGACGAGAACTGCCTCATAATCGACGACCTGGTGGACACCGGGAAGACCGCCAAGGTGGTACGGGAGATGTTCCCCAAGGCCTATTTCGCCACGGTGTACGCCAAGCCCGAGGGCATCCCCATGGTGGACAAGTTCGTAACCCAGGTGAGCCAGGACACATGGATACTCTTCCCCTGGGAATCCGACGCGGCCTTCTGCGACCCCATCGTGGACCAGGAGAAGCAGGGCTGACTAGCTGCTGGGCCCATTAGCCAAAAGTCCCAGGGGTGCTAAAGGTCAATAACAAGGGAAGGAACCGGGCGCAGGCCTTAGGGGATGGACTCCCCCCTAAGTCTGCGCCCGGTTATGACGAAATAGGCCAGCTCAGCCACGTTGGCGCAGTGGTCCCCTATCCTCTCAAGGTGTCGTCCCACCGCCAAAAGGGCCAGCACCTTAACGGCCCGTTCTCTTCCTACGTCGCATGAACCGCTGAAGACCCCCACCGCCCTCTCCCTCATGCGGCTCCAAAGAAGATCCACCTGGTCATCCTTTCGGAACACCGAAAGCGCCAGGTCCGGATCCAGCCTAACCATGCAGTCCATGGCCTCGTCCAGCATCTCCATGCACTTGGAGAACATGGCGGGGAGCTCCTCCCACTCCTCAGGCATCTTGAAGGCCCCAAGGGGGGAGAGCTCCTCCCCCACGTTCTGGGCCTCATCGCCTATCCTCTCCAGGTCCTTGGCTATGCGGAGCACCGCGAAGCAGAAGCGAAGGTCCTCCCTCAAGGGCTGCCTTAGGGCTATGAGCCTTAAGCACTCCCCCTCCACCTGGACCTCCATGGAGTCCACCGGCATGTCGTCGGGAACCGCCGCAGGCGCCCCAGAGGAGATGAAGGGCCTTAGCACCCCCTCCAGGTTCTCCCTCACCAGGGCTCCCATGGATACCAGAAGCCCCATCAGGTGATCCCGGTCGCCCTGATCGAAGCCTCCTTCCTCCCCCTTGGAGCTGGAACCGAAGAACCTCAAGGCCACCAAAGCCTCACCCTGTCAACCATCATCTTTAGGGGCTCCCTGGAGGGCTCCCCGTTGACGGTTCGGAAGGAGTGGTCCACGCCGGGTATCTCCTGGAGGAACTTGTTCTCCTCCGGCAGGGGGACCAAATCCACCAGCCGGCGGCAGGAGCCCACGCTGAAGAGATCGTCCTCGGTCCCCCTGAAGGCCGCGAAGTACGAGGCGCTGAGGTTCTTGGCCCCCTCGTGAAGCACCGAACGGTCGGGCAGGGAGTTGAGTATCGGCAGTTCCAGCATGCCAAGGTCCGCGTTGCCCCGCAGGGTATCGCCGGTGCCGGAGGTCACGACCCCCATGACCCTGTCCACCGGCGGCTCCACCCCTACCATCCGGGAAGCCCCGGAGGCCAAGAGCATGGCGCCTATGCCTCCAAGGGAGAAGCCCCACAGCCACAGCCACCGGGGCTCCAGCGCCTCCACGGCTCCCCTTACGGCGCTGCTTAGGTCTTCCATCTCCTGGGCAAAGTCCTTGCCGGCGAAGGCTTCCCGGGCCCAACGGTTCTTGTCGGAGCCGAAGCTGACCCGGTCCCGCCTAAGCCGGCTGGTCTCCACCACCGCCGCCGCCGCCCCCCGGGAGGCTACGAGCCTTCCAAGGTCACCGTACTTGTTCCCATGATCTGGAAGGGCGGTGCCGTGGACGCCGTGGAAGACCACCACCAAACCGCCGTTCCAGCCCTCGGCGGGACGGATGAGGTGAACAAGCACCTTCTTGTCCCCGAAGGAACCGTCAAGGCAAATAGTTTCAAAGTCAGCCGCAAGATCCTTAAGGACAGACAAAGGAACACCCCCCAGAAAAGATCACTCTAAGGATCGGGCCTCCTCCATGCCGGACAGCACCGAGAAGGCGCACATGGCAAGGTCTGCCAGCTCATCCTGCCCCTTTATGACCATGACGGGGGCGATCCAATTACACCGTTCCTCCAACCTTGAAACCAGGGAATCCCATGAAGCCAGGGGCCCCGTGATCACCAAAAGGTCCACAGATCCCTCCAGGACCGCCGCTCTTGCGGCGATCTCTTTGACTATGGAGGAGACGAAGGCCTCGAAGACCAAGCGCGCCCGTTCGTCGCCCTTCTGGAGCAGCAAGTCCACTCCCTTGGGGGAATCGACGCCCAGATGCCTTAAGAGGCCTCCCTTGCGGGTGATCATGTCCCCCAGCTCCTCCATGTCATACCTGCCGCTGTAGACCATCTCGAGAAGCCCCAGCACCGGCAGCCCCCCGGCCCTATGCAGCGACATGGGCCCCTCCCCCATGAGGGCGTCGTTAACCTCGATCACAAGGCCTTCCCGGTGGGCACCCACGCTTATTCCAAGTCCAAGGTGTACCACCACCAGCCGGCACCGCCGGTAATCCCTGCCAAGCCTCAGGGCCCCAAGCCTGGCGGCGCTCCTTTGGGAGAGGGCGTGGAACACCGGCCGACGTTCTATGATCCCCGTGCCTGACAGCTTGGCCTCTGGGATGAGCTCGTCGGTGCTCACCGGGTCCCCCACAAGGGGTATCCCCATGGGGTGCCTCATGGAGAGTTCCATTGCCAAAAGCCCCCCCAGGTTGGACACGTGATGTCCAAAGGATTCCCTCTCCAGGATCTCCAGCATCGCAGGGGTGACCTTGTAGGTTCCCCCCGGAACGGGGCCCAGTATGCCGCCGGTGGAAACGAAGCAGTCCACGGCATCGAGGTCAAGCCTGTGCTCCACCGCCAAGTCCTCAACCGCCTGAACCCTAAGGCCAAGCTGATCCTTGAGTCTGGGATGCCTCACAAGGTCCTCCCTGCGATGACACAGCTCCTGCCGGAAAAGGGACACGGGACCCCGAAAAAGGCCCACATGGGTTGAATCCGGCTTGGGTAAGACGGAGAGTATGAGGGGGTCTTTCATAGGGGAGGAACACCCCTTTCTCACGGGTTCCGCAACCCTGGACTATGACTTGGGCGCTTGGGAGTCGAAGAACTCCGCTCAAAGCGCCTCATTCCACCGCCCCATGGGGAACGATCCCAACTACACAGGGGCGTCACGATATCACAAGGGCGACGCCGGTAGGTGCCGGCGGCGCCGCGGTTAAACCCTACTTCTTGCAGAACGCCGCCATGGCCACCGCGGAAGCTATGGAGAGCAGCTTGGTCTCCGCTGAGTCGGAGCGGCTGGTGAGAACGATGGGGGCCTTGGCGCCCACCACAAGTCCCGCGGTCTTGCCCTTGGCGAAGTATATTATGGCCTTGGCCATCATGTTACCCGCCTCGATGTCGGGGACCATGAGCACGTCCGCGTGCCCAGCCACTTCGGACACTATGCCCTTGTGGCGGGCGGCCTCCTCGCTCACCGCGTTGTCCAGCGCCAGGGGGCCGTCTATGACACAGCCCTTTATCTGGCCCCGGCGGTTCATCTGAACCAGCGCCGCCGCGTCCAGGGTGGGGGGCATGTCGGGGTTCACCACCTCAACCGCCGCCAGCACCGCCACCTTGGGGCAGGTTATGCCAAAGGAGTGGGCCACCTTCACCACGTTCTCCACTATGGAGACCTTGGCGGGCAGGTCCGGGTACATGTTGAACGCCGGGTCGGTTATGAAGAATATCCTGTCATAGCCCTCCACGTCGTGGATGTAAACGTGGGAGAGCAGGGAACCGGTCCTAAGGCCCTTCTCCTTGTTGAGCACCGCCTTGAGGAAGTTGGCGGTCTTCACCATGCCCTTCATTAGGATGTGGGCCTTCCCGGAGGATACCTGCTCCACCGCCGTCAGCGCAGCGGCGGCCTCACCACCCTTCTCGTCCACCACTTCGTAATTGGAGAGGTCCACGCCGAGCTTAGAGGCCACGGCCCCTATCTTGTCCGCATCACCCACCAGGATGGCCTCAGCGATACCCTTGACCCGGGCCTCTTCTACCGCCTCCAGCACCTCCGCATCGTCGGCGCAGGCCACGCTTATCTTGAGGGGCCCCACCTCCTTGGCGTAATCAAGGAGCTCAGACAGTGAACGCAGCTGTTTCATAGAAACCGGACCTCCCTATGACTGGAATTAAACCATAACGCCCTAAGGGCACCACGAACACATTATACTCTCCATCCACGGGAGGGAACACCGATTCCACATCAACGGGGACAAGAAACCACATCTTAAATATCAAACAAGTACACACCACGCCCGCCTCCGCCCTGCCTAGCATCGGGAACCGCTGGATGATAAAGTATCCACCGTGGGACGTGTCTATGCGTATAATAGCGCGGTTGACATTAAGCACAGAACGGGAGGGATCTTTCGATGGATCGAAACGACTTTAAGGAACGATTCGGCCTTGGGCGGTTTTCCACCAGGGAAGTGGTGATCATGGGGCTTTTGGTGGCCATGAACATAGTGCTGACCCGGCTGGCCAGCATAAGGATAACCATAGGATCCGTGGAAGGCATAAGGATAGGCTTCGGCACCCTGCCGGTGGTCTTCGGATCCCTCTTCATGGGGCCCCTGGCAGGGGGGCTGATAGGGGCCGTGGGGGACCTCATAGGTTACTGGGTAAACCCCATGGGTCCCTACATGCCCCACTTCACCATAACGTACACCATCGGCGGCATACTGCCGGGGCTCATATTCCGCTCGCTGCCCAGTAAGTGGCGGAACATATGGACCATGGGGCTCGCGATAGGGATACCCCACGTGGTCATGTCCTGCGTGGTGGTGCCGATGCTCCTTGAGCGGCTGTTCTCCCTGCCCACGGCGGTCACCATGCCCCCAAGGTTCATAGCCGCCGCCTTCATAATCCCGTCTTACACGCTCATATGCAGGACCCTGCTGTCAAGGATACCCCTAGGGGCACGGTTCATGGGCACTCTAAGGCCATGATCCCGGGCAAACCGATTTTCAGCACCTCTATGGCCCTAAGGTAATCGTCTATGCCGATCCTCTCCTGATCGGTGTGATCCAGCCTGGAATCTCCAGGGCCGTACACGGCCATGGGACACCTCAAGGGGGCCAAGACGTTCATGTCGCAGGTGCCCATCTTGGCGAGAAGTCTTGGGGCCATGCGGACGGATCTTATGGCGTTCCGCATGGCCCTCACCACCGGGTCGCCGCTTCCGACCCCGTGGGGTTCCAGGGCCTCCAAAATCCTAAAAGACGCGCCGCCACCCACAGCGGCTGCCAACACCTCACTGGCCGCGGCCACGGAGCTGCCCAAGGGAATCCTCACGTCCAACCTCACCCTGGCGCTGCGCTCCCCCAAGTCCCGCCCTTCCATCATGGCCACGGCGCATGAAAAACCCTCCATGGATGACACCGCCTCCACGACCCCAGCCGCCGCCATAAGCACGTCCGTGAGGGGCCCTGCGTGGCAGGACCTGTGGGCCCCTCCGTCGAAGGCGTAAACCTCCGCCAAGAGCCGCCCCCGGTAGGAAACCGCCACGCCGTCGGAACCGGTGGGCTCCCCCACAAGCAAGGCCTTGACGTCCCTAAGCCACGTAAGGGCGTGCCTGGCCCCCCTTGAGTCCTCCTCCTCCCCTACGGCCGCTATGAACACGAGTAAGACGCCGGGGGGAACTTCAACGGCTCCCCCCGCCACCGCCATGGCGCACAAGGGCCCCTTGGCGTCCACCGCCCCCCGGCCCCAAAGCTCCCCCGCCTCGATCCGAACCGGAGGGCCCCCGGGCACGGTGTCCACGTGACCCACCAGGGCCACCACGGAAGGCCCTTCTCCCCTCACGGCCACCACGTTGCCCGCCTCATCGGAGCTCACCCGTTCCCACCCGAAGGAGCCCAGGTTCCGCAGGAGGAAGCCGCAGGCCCTCTCCTCCATGCCGCTGAGGCTTGGTATCTCCACAAGACCTCTAAGAAGCTCCACCGGATCCATGGCACGCCTCCGAAAGGGCCCCTTCAAGGGCCTTCAAAACCAGCTCCGCGTCCTCCCATGAGGTGTGGAAGGAGGGAAGGAACCGCACCACCCTGGGTCCCGCGGCAAGGGCCAAGACCCCCCTGTCCTGAAGGGCCTTCACCAGCGCCGATGAGTCCGCCGGCACCTCAACTCCGGTCATGGACCCAAGGCCCCTCACCGCAAGCCCAAGGCCCCTCACCCGCTCCCGGAAACACTCCATGATCCGGCACACCCCGTGGGATGCCCCCTCCAAAACCCGCTGTATCCCGTAAGCTGCCATTGAGCAGGCCAGGGGATTGCCGCCGTAAGTTGACCCGTGAAGCCCCGGCGAGAAGTCCCCAAGGTCGGACTCCCAAAGGGTCATGCCGCAGGGGAAGCCGCCGGCAAGGCCCTTGGCAAGGCACACCACCTGGGGCTTTAAGCCCACCAAGGGGCTGGCCAGGATGGGTCCGC encodes the following:
- the ptb gene encoding phosphate butyryltransferase, whose protein sequence is MKQLRSLSELLDYAKEVGPLKISVACADDAEVLEAVEEARVKGIAEAILVGDADKIGAVASKLGVDLSNYEVVDEKGGEAAAALTAVEQVSSGKAHILMKGMVKTANFLKAVLNKEKGLRTGSLLSHVYIHDVEGYDRIFFITDPAFNMYPDLPAKVSIVENVVKVAHSFGITCPKVAVLAAVEVVNPDMPPTLDAAALVQMNRRGQIKGCVIDGPLALDNAVSEEAARHKGIVSEVAGHADVLMVPDIEAGNMMAKAIIYFAKGKTAGLVVGAKAPIVLTSRSDSAETKLLSIASAVAMAAFCKK
- a CDS encoding folate family ECF transporter S component, giving the protein MDRNDFKERFGLGRFSTREVVIMGLLVAMNIVLTRLASIRITIGSVEGIRIGFGTLPVVFGSLFMGPLAGGLIGAVGDLIGYWVNPMGPYMPHFTITYTIGGILPGLIFRSLPSKWRNIWTMGLAIGIPHVVMSCVVVPMLLERLFSLPTAVTMPPRFIAAAFIIPSYTLICRTLLSRIPLGARFMGTLRP
- a CDS encoding M20/M25/M40 family metallo-hydrolase, with the protein product MELLRGLVEIPSLSGMEERACGFLLRNLGSFGWERVSSDEAGNVVAVRGEGPSVVALVGHVDTVPGGPPVRIEAGELWGRGAVDAKGPLCAMAVAGGAVEVPPGVLLVFIAAVGEEEDSRGARHALTWLRDVKALLVGEPTGSDGVAVSYRGRLLAEVYAFDGGAHRSCHAGPLTDVLMAAAGVVEAVSSMEGFSCAVAMMEGRDLGERSARVRLDVRIPLGSSVAAASEVLAAAVGGGASFRILEALEPHGVGSGDPVVRAMRNAIRSVRMAPRLLAKMGTCDMNVLAPLRCPMAVYGPGDSRLDHTDQERIGIDDYLRAIEVLKIGLPGIMALECP